The genomic interval GCGCGCGTTCGGACAAGCTGCCCTGGTATTTGGCCAGGTCCGCCGGGCCATCGAACGTCAACTCGGCGTCATGGCGTGTCCACACCAGGTATTCGTTGAGCTGAAGGGGTGGGTGGATGTAGTCCAGCGCGGTGAGCTGTTCGACCTGCATGGGTGTATCGAGCAGCAGGTCCATACGCCCGCTGCGCACCTCTTCCAGGGCCTGGTCGCGACGGCCGGCATTCAGCACCTCCACCTTCACGCCCAGCTCGCCAGCCACCTGGCGCAACAGGTCCACGTTGGCACCGATCAAATGTTTCGGGTCTTTCGGGTCCTGCCAAGAGTAGGGCGGCGCATCGGGGCTGCCGGTTGCCACCAGGCGCTCACACTTGCCTGCTGCCATGGCCAGCGGCGACGCCAACGCCGCCATGCATACCAGCGCCCTGC from Pseudomonas fortuita carries:
- a CDS encoding substrate-binding periplasmic protein → MTLRGTGRALVCMAALASPLAMAAGKCERLVATGSPDAPPYSWQDPKDPKHLIGANVDLLRQVAGELGVKVEVLNAGRRDQALEEVRSGRMDLLLDTPMQVEQLTALDYIHPPLQLNEYLVWTRHDAELTFDGPADLAKYQGSLSERARLTPAFTAFAKAQLKLVPAQNLTQAFQKLVLGQVDYVLAGRYSGMAMAQSLGMNNDLIARGLPVDRPGLYLALSHNSACNDSWLRGQLAKKLTELPISGASEAVLQRNVERWKAQLQVPADAPKH